In Erigeron canadensis isolate Cc75 chromosome 6, C_canadensis_v1, whole genome shotgun sequence, the following are encoded in one genomic region:
- the LOC122604083 gene encoding 2-oxoisovalerate dehydrogenase subunit beta 1, mitochondrial-like, which yields MWRNLNQILRNESKNHVRRVSSSSSSAGVDGGFPSPASGTKSINLYTAINQALQIALDSDPRSYIFGEDVGFGGVFRCTTGLADQFGKHRVFNTPLCEQGIVGFGIGLAAMGNRAIAEIQFADYIFPAFDQIVNEAAKFRYRSGNEFNCGGLTIRAPYGAVGHGGHYHSQSPEAFFCHVPGIKVVIPRSPKEAKGLLLASIRDPNPVVFFEPKWLYRLAVEEVPEGDYTLPLSVAEVIREGSDITLVGWGAQLTIMEQACIEAEKEGISCELIDLRTLIPWDKETVEASVRKTGRLLISHEAPVTGGFGAEISASIVERCFLRLEAPVARVCGLDTPFPLVFEPFYMPTKNKILDAIKDTVNF from the exons atgTGGAGAAATTTAAACCAAATATTGAGAAATGAATCAAAAAATCATGTTAGAAGAGTGTCATCGTCGTCTTCTTCTGCCGGAGTTGATGGTGGATTTCCGTCGCCGGCGAGTGGAACAAAATCTATAAATTTGTATACTGCCATCAATCAAGCACTTCAAATAGCTTTAGATTCTGATCCTCG GTCTTATATATTTGGGGAAGATGTGGGTTTTGGTGGTGTGTTCCGTTGCACGACCGGATTGGCTGATCAATTTGGTAAACACAGGGTTTTCAACACCCCTCTATGCGAACAG GGTATTGTTGGATTTGGTATTGGTCTAGCAGCAATG GGGAATCGAGCTATAGCAGAAATTCAATTTGCAGATTACATTTTTCCTGCTTTTGATCAG ATTGTCAATGAAGCTGCTAAGTTCAGATATCGAAGTGGTAATGAATTTAACTGTGGAG GTTTAACAATTAGAGCTCCTTATGGGGCGGTCGGTCACGGTGGACATTATCATTCACAATCTCCTGAAGCATTTTTTTGCCATGTTCCTGGTATCAAG GTGGTTATCCCGCGAAGTCCAAAAGAAGCAAAAGGATTGTTGTTAGCTAGTATTCGCGATCCCAATCCTGTTGTGTTTTTCGAACCGAAG TGGCTATACCGCCTAGCTGTGGAGGAAGTTCCAGAAGGGGATTACACATTGCCTCTATCCGTGGCAGAG GTTATTCGAGAAGGTAGTGATATCACCCTTGTTGGCTGGGGAGCTCAGCTCACTATCATGGAACAAGCTTGTATTGAGGCTGAAAAG GAAGGAATTTCTTGCGAACTTATTGACCTAAGAACTCTAATACCTTGGGATAAAGAGACAGTAGAAGCCTCAGTGAGGAAAACAGGAAGGCTACTG ATTAGTCATGAAGCTCCGGTTACAGGTGGATTCGGGGCTGAGATCTCTGCGTCAATAGTCGAACGTTGTTTCTTAAGG TTGGAAGCACCTGTAGCTAGAGTTTGTGGGCTGGACACTCCATTCCCTCTTGTTTTTGAACCCTTCTACATGCCTACAAAAAACAAG ATACTTGATGCAATTAAAGATACTGTGAACTTCTAG